Part of the Nitrospirae bacterium CG2_30_53_67 genome, ACATTTTTTTGAGCATATAGAATAAAGTACGCAAAATATATGCCATAAAAAAAGTTTTTAAAGTTTTTGGGGGTTAAATTAACTAACATCTTGTGTTTAAAAGAATTTTCCTAAATTATTCTGTAGGTTGGCAAGAATATAAAAATATTATAATTTGAGAATAAGAGAAAAGTTTTTCTCAAAAAAGGAAAAACTTTTCCATATCTGAGTAAATTGACATGTATGAAAATAAAGGATAAAGCATCAGTGGATGTACTTCTTGACCACTTCCAGAAGGGTATGGGACTGGATCGGTTTGGCGATATAATCGTTTGCGCCCAGGGCGAGACCTCTTTTCTTGTCTTCTTCAGCGCCTTCGGTGGTGATGATGATGATCGGGATGCTCCGCTTCTTTTCGTCGTTTCGTATTAAACTGACGAGCTTCAGCCCGTCCATAACCGGCATGTTGATATCGGTCAGGATCAGATCGAAGTTCTGACCGGAGAGTTTCTTCCATCCGTCGACGCCGTCCGTTGCCTCCACCAGGCTGCAATCAGAGAGCCTTTTGAGGGAGAAGATGATCAGCTGCCTCATGGTGGGCGAGTCCTCAACGATCAGAATGTTGTGCTTTGCCATGCCCTCTGCTCCTTCATGATAAAGGGGTCCTCATCCCTGCCTGTCGCGGCAGACAGGTCTACTCAGGTTTCCGCTCAGGTGTTTCGGTCAGAAGGTCCAGAAAACCCTGAATCGTCGAAAGTTTGCGTTCCGATTGCGAATAAAGTTTTGCGCTGTAAATGGCGGTGGCCGCATGGCTCGCCAGAAGATTGAAGAGTTCGTAGTCGATGTTCTTGAACTGCTCCTTCTGAACCAGGAGACTGTAAATGACCAGCAGGCCGATGACGCTCTCTTTGATTTTCAACGGCACGCAGGCAACCGGTTTTTCCAGATCAATTTCCCCGCGCTTGATCATGCTTTCTGAAAAATAACTTTCGCCGTTCTTGGCCACTTCACCGATGATCCCTTGACCGATCTTGATGTTCTTGACCTGATGGACCTCGATCCCCTCCGCGGCCACGGTAGCCATCTCGTTGTGTTTCTCGTCCAGAAGCATGAGACAGAAGGTCTCGGCGCCGACCAGGTTGATGACGATCTCCAGGACGATCCGGAGCACTTCTTTATAGTCCAGGGTTGAATGAAGCTGATGGCTTGCGATATAGAGATTGGCCAGGTTGTTGTTTTCTTCCTGCACCACGATATACCGGTCCGCGAAATCCTTGTTCTCTTTTTCGACCTCTTCGTGTCTTTTCAGCAGGCGCTCCTTGTCATCTGCAAGGGCTTTGATCTCCTGTTCCATTTTCGCCAGGCGGTCATGCAGATTTGCATC contains:
- a CDS encoding diguanylate phosphodiesterase, with translation MTEKKIPGEWPRHKGEEFLQVFYKGAEFTKELMDENEKLRYRIMQMQEQIQTGGEDANLHDRLAKMEQEIKALADDKERLLKRHEEVEKENKDFADRYIVVQEENNNLANLYIASHQLHSTLDYKEVLRIVLEIVINLVGAETFCLMLLDEKHNEMATVAAEGIEVHQVKNIKIGQGIIGEVAKNGESYFSESMIKRGEIDLEKPVACVPLKIKESVIGLLVIYSLLVQKEQFKNIDYELFNLLASHAATAIYSAKLYSQSERKLSTIQGFLDLLTETPERKPE
- a CDS encoding two-component system response regulator; protein product: MAKHNILIVEDSPTMRQLIIFSLKRLSDCSLVEATDGVDGWKKLSGQNFDLILTDINMPVMDGLKLVSLIRNDEKKRSIPIIIITTEGAEEDKKRGLALGANDYIAKPIQSHTLLEVVKKYIH